Genomic segment of Oncorhynchus tshawytscha isolate Ot180627B linkage group LG13, Otsh_v2.0, whole genome shotgun sequence:
cctaaaaccacaaacagcaagcaatgcaggtgtagaagcacggtggctaggaaaaactccctagaaaggccaaaacctaggaagaaacctagagaggaaccaggctatgtggggtggccagtcctcttctggctgtgccgggtggagattataacagaacatggccaagatgttcaaatgttcataaatgaccagcatggttgaataataataaggcagaacagttgaaactggagcagcagcacagtcaggtggaagttgaaactggagcagcagcatggccaggtggactggggacagcaaggagtcatcatgtcaggtagtcctggggcatggtcctagggctcaggtcagttgaaactggaacagcagcatggccaggtggactggggacagcaaggagtcatcatgtcaggtagtcctggagctcaggtcctagggctcaggtcctccgagagagagaaagaaagagagaaggagagaattagagaacgcacacttagattcacacaggacaccgaataggacaggagaagtactccagatataacaaactgaccctagccccccgacacataaactactgcagcataaatactggaggctgagacaggaggggtcaggagacactgtggccccatccgaggtcagaTGGGTGAAGATGAAGATGATGGAAACGGAGGACGGGGACTATGAGGGTAGGGTAGATGATGGGGACGGGGACTGTGAGGGTAGGGTAGATGATGGGGATGGGGGGATGGGAACAGTGAGGGTAGGGTTGATGATGGGGGATGGGGACTGTGAGTGTAGGGTAGATGATGGAGACGGGGGACAGGGGCAGTGAGGGTAGAGTAGATAATGGGGATAGTGGAAGGGGACAGTGAGGGTAGGGTAGATGATGAGGGTAGGTTAGAAGATGGGGACggggggacagggacagtgagGGTAGGGTAGATGATGGGGACGGGGGACAGGGGCTGTGAGGGCAGAGTAGATTATGGGTTGGGGGACGGGGACTGTGAGGGTAGGATAGATGATGGGCACGGGGGACAGGGGCTGTGAGGGCAGAGTAGATGatggggacggggacggggactGTGAGGGTAGGATAGATGATGGGGACAGGGGACGGGGACTGTGAGGGTAGGATAGATGATGGAGACGTGGGGACGGGGACTGTGAGGGCAGAGTAGATGATGGGGACGGGGGGGACGGGGGGACGGGGGCTGTGAGGGCAGAGTAGATGATGAGGACGGGGGACAGGGGCTGTGAGGGCAGAGTAGATGATGGGGacgggggatgggggatggggactGTGAGGGTAGGGTAGATAATGGGGATGTGGAAGGGGACAGTGAAGGTATGGTATATGATAGGGATGGGCGGACAGGGACAGTGAGGGtagagtatcaaatcaaatcaaatcaaatcaaatcaaatgtatttatatagcccttcgtacatcagctgatatctcaaagtgctgtacagaaacccagcctaaaaccacaaacagcaagcaatgcaggtgtagaagcacggtggctaggaaaaactccctagaaaggccaaaacctcagaagaaacctagagaggaaccaggctatgtggggtggccagtcctcttctggctgtgccgggtggagattataacagaacatggccaagatgttcaaatgttcataaatgaccagcatggtcgaataataataaggcagaacagttgaaactggagcagcagcacagtcaggtggaagttgaaactggagcagcagcatggccaggtggactggggacagcaaggagtcatcatgtcaggtagtcctggggcatggtcctagggctcaggtcagttgaaactggaacagcagcatggccatggacactgtggccccatccgaggtcagaTGGGTGAAGATGAAGATGATGGAAACGGAGGACGGGGACTATGAGGGTAGGGTAGATGATGGGGACGGGGACTGTGAGGGTAGGGTAgatgatggggatgggggatgggaacAGTGAGGGTAGGGTAGATGATGGGGACAGGGAGCGGGGTCTGTGAGGGTAGGGTAGATGAtgaaggtaaggtagggtagatGATGGGGACAGGGGCGGGGACAGTGAGGGTAGGGTGgatgatggggatgggggatggggactGTGAGGGTAGATGATGGGGACAGGGGGCAGGGGCTGTGAGGGCAGAGTAGATGATGGGGACGGGGATGGGGGACGGGGACTGTGAGGGTAGGGTAGATGATGGGGATGGGGAATGTGAGGGTAGGGTGCATGATGCGGATGGGGGAcggagacagtgagggagggtaGATGATGAGGGTAGGGTCGATGATTGGGGCGGGGCTACGGGGACTGCGAGGGTAGGGTAGATGATGAGGACAGGGAACGGGGACTGAGGGTAGGGTGGATGatggggacggggacggggactGTGAGGGTAGGGTAGATGATGGGGACgggggacagggacagtgagGTTAGGAAAGATGATGGAAACGGAGGACGGGGACTCTGAGGGTAGGGTAGATGATGGGGACGGGGACTGTGAGGGTAGGGTAgatgatggggatgggggatgggaacAGTGAGGGTAGGGTAGATGATGGGGACGGGGAGCGGGGTCTGTGAGGGTAGGGTAGATGAtgaaggtaaggtagggtagatGATGGGGACAGGGGCGGGGACAGTGAGGGTAGGGTGgatgatggggatgggggatggggactGTGAGTGTAAGGTAATTGATGGGGATGGGGGACGGGGACTGTGAGGGTAGGGTAGATGATGAAGGTAGAGTAGATGATGGGGACGGGGGACGAGGACTGCGAGTGTAGGGTAGATGATGAGGACAGGGAACGGGGACTGAGGGTATGGTGGATGATGGGGATGGGGACTGTGTGGTTAGGGTAGATGATGGGGACGGGGACTGTGAAGGTAGGGTAGATGATGGGGACAGGGACTGTGAAGGTAGGGTAGATGATGGGGACGGGGACTGTGAGGGTAGGGTAGATGATCAGGACAGGGGAACGGGGACTGAGGGTGGGGTGGATGATGGGGACGGGGACTGTGAGGGTTGGGTAGATATGGGGACGGGGACTGTGAAGGTAGGGTAGATGATGGGGACAGGGACTGTGAAGGTAGGGTAGATGATGGGGACGGGGACTGTGAGGGTAGGGTAGTTGATGGGGAAGGGGGCGGGGACTGTTAGAGTAAGGTAGATGATGGGGATGGGGGACTGGGACAGTGAGGGTAGGGTAGATGATAAGGGTAGGGTTCATGATGGGGACGAAGACTGTGAGTGTAGGGTAGATGATGGGGACgggggacagggacagtgagGGTAGGGTAGATAATGGGTATAGTGGAAGGGGACAGTGAGGGTAGGGTAGATGATGGGGACAGGGGGATGGGGACTGTGAGGGTAGGGTAGATGATGGAGACAGGGGGACGGGGACTGTGAGGGTAGGGTAGATGATGGGGACAGGGGATGGGGACTGTGAGGGTAGGGTAGATGATGGGGACAGGGGGACGGGGACAGTGAGGGTAGGGTAGATGATGAAGCTAAGGTAGGGTAGATGTTGGGGACGGGGGACGGGGACAGTGAGGGTAGGGTGGATGATGGGGATGGGGAATGGGGACTGTGAGGGTAAGGTaggtgatggggatgggggacGGGGACAGTGAGGGTTGGGTAGATGATGAAGGTAGGGTAGATGATGGGGACGGGGGATGGGGACTGTGAGGGTAGGGTGGTGATGGGGACGGGGACAGTGAGGGTACGGTCGATGATGGGGATGGGGACAGTGAGGGTAGGGTGGTGATGGGGACGGGGACAGTGAGGGTAGGGTTGATGATGGGGATGGGGACAGTGAGGGTAGGGTCGATGATGGGGACGGGCGAACGGGGACTGTGAGGGTAGGGTAGATGAGGGTAGGGTTGATGATGGGGAACGGGGACTGAGACAGTGAGGTTAGCGTAGATgatgccaaaccctccctaacccggatgacgctaggccaattgtgcgtcgccccatggacctcatggtcgcggccggttacgacacggcctgggcgcaaacccagagtctctggtggcacagctggcactgcagtacagcgcccttaaccactacgccacccgggaggcttgCCCACCCTGTTTCTGTCTCGGTCTCCCTGTCTTGGTCtccctgtctcggtctctctgtctggtctcggTGTCTCCCTAtcttggtctctctgtctcggtcacCCTGTATcggtgtctctgtctcggtctccctgtctctgtctctctgtctcggtctctctgtctcggtctccctgTCTTGGTCTCCCTGTCTCGTCTCGGTCTCCCTGTCTTGgtctccctgtctctggtctccctgtctctggtctCCCTGTCTCGTCTCGGTCTCGTCtcggtctccctgtctctgtctctctgtctcggtctccctgtctcagtctccctgtctctgtctctctgtctcggtctccctgcctcggtctctctgtctcggtctccctgcctcggtctccctgtctctgtctctctgtctcggtctccctgTCTTGGTCTCCCTGTCTTGGTCTCCCTGTCtcggtctccctgtctctgtctctctgtctcggtctccctgtctctgtctctctgtctcggtctctctgtctcggtctccctgtctctgtctctctgtctcggtctctctgtcttgtTCTCCCTGTCTCGTCTCGGTCTCCCTGTCTCGGTCTCCCTGTCtcggtctccctgtctctgtctctctgtctctgtctctctgtctcggtctccctgtctctgtctctctgtctcggtctccctgTCTTGGTCTCCCTGTCTCGTCTCGGTGTCTCCCTGTCTCGGTCTCCCTGTCtcggtctccctgtctctgtctctcagtctctgtctctctgtctcggtctctctgtctcggtctccctgtctttgtctctctgtctcggtctccctgtctctgtctctctgtctccctgtctctgtctctctgtctcggtctccctgtctcggtctccctgtctccctgtctctgtctcggtctccctgtctttgtctctctgtctcggtctccctgtctcggtgtctcggtctctctgtctcggtctctctgtttcggtctctgtgtctcagtctcCCTGTCTCGGTCTCTCGTGCCcggtccctctcccctctctctttttctctctctttttctctctctttttctctctctttttctctctctctctctctctctctctctctctctctctctctctaccactgcaGTGAAAAAGCTTTTCAGGGTTTCTGTGAGAGTACTACTGTAGCAGTCTAATTGAAATGTTTGAGGATAAGGAGGTGTAATTTTGTGTACTCACGTCTTTGTATTAAGGTTTCTCCGTCTAATGGGAGGGTTAGTTATATTTAAGTCCTTTCTCTGCTGGAGAGGCCCTCACAATTATGTTTAGTATCCCACAAGAGACCCAGACACATACAAACTCTACCGTGGAGAGCTCCTTCTCATAGACCGAGTTGATGGTGCGTCTCTTTGAAGACTGTTTATTTTCATTCATGGTGAGTTAATGAAAGAAATACaaagacagatggagaaagaggaaagaggggaatGGAAAACGAGAGAGGTCCCAATGTCTCATATGTTTGTGTGACGTTGTTCCCTGTCACAGCAACTGGGGAGACACTGTCAGCACAAGACTGGTTGACAGGCGGGGGCAGCttttactgtgacatgctgatagGGCGGCTGCTTCAGATGCGACAGGGGTAGAGGGGGGTGGCTTTATATGCGACACCTCATCTGTTCCTCTGTGCCTGCAGTGCAAGGGTGCCATTAGCAACAGCCTCTCTTATGACACAAGATCAATTACAGACAGCCAGAGTGCACCGTGATCTTGTCTACGTGCCTAACAGAATGATAAGGAACTTCTCGatatgggattttttttttaaccaggatTCTCTTTTTTTATACTTTTTATTTAagaacacacaaacaaaaaatgAAAAACGGTCTGGCAGGTACATCACACATCATGCGTACAAcagattagttacagtaacattaTCTTTGAATTAGGCCATTTTCAAgtaaaaaaacagtttttcccAGTATTCCTGTACTCTCTCCTCATGTGTTTCACACATTCCATATAGTGTATTTCTATAACAATGCCTACCCATTGTGTCACGACTTGTTTTATATATAATAGACACTGTAGATATCCTTGTCTCTGAAGCTGTGGTGAAGTAGGCAGTGTTGAGTGATCGTTTGTGATACTGATATCATTTGTAATACTGATATGGTTTGTAATATGTTTTTGTGATGAAGTGTCGTGAGGGACGTCTATGTTTTGTAATGAAGTAGTAGGCGGTCTTGAGGGTCTTTGTTTCCTCAGTAGAAATACATAGTGCTGTAACTGATAGTTGTAGGATTATACTGTGTTATTATTTCTGACATAGTGCATTAGGTTATCTAGAGTGATAGGTTAGGATTATACTGTGTTATTATTTCTGACATAGTGCATTAGGTTATCTAGAGTGATATGTTAGGCCGACTTGAAGATATCTTTGTGTCCTCTGCAGTAATAATTTAACAGGAAGTCATCAGGCAATCGTAATGAATCAGTAAATTGAGCTGTCTTTCTATTCaattggtgagtgtgtgtgtgtgtgtgtgtgtgtgcgtgtgtgtgtgtgtgtgtgtgtgtgtgtgtgtgtgtgtgtgtgtgtgtgtgtgtgtgtgtgtgtgtgtgtgtgtgtgattaattgTTGAGCGTTGAAGCATAACAAAGCTGTCTGGTTCTGGATTGATTTGGTCACAGCCGAGCGGCTCCATTGATAGGTTAATACTCCTCAtctgagaggaggatgagagccCAGatcctgtgcgtgtgtgtgccttcGCATGTTTTTATCAATAGGGCCTGCGATTTGATGGAAGAGAAAGTGGTGTAGAATGTTGTGATCTGTTCCTGCTATGTAGCACACAGGTTCAGCAGTGTCTGAAGTTCAATTATatcctgtcactctctctcttctttctctcgctctatctctctctcacatgatGGATTTCCATCATCCTGAAGGGTGCTCCTGTGGTGTTGCCACCACTgaaatggggagggggagggaggaagatggggagggagagagggagtgagcgagtgagagagataggggagagagtgagaacaagagagagagtgggagagatgggggagagagagatgggggagagagagagtgagagatagcgagagagctggagagagataggggtgagggatggggaggtaTGGGGAAGAGAGATcagcggggagggagggagagagagatagagagggagggaggagataaagagatggggaaggaggagagagcgagatggggagggagggaaagatgtgcggagggagaaagagagagacatgagggagtgagggagagagatgggaagagagagagatgggatgggaagggagggaaagatgtgcggagggagaaagagagagacacgagggagtgagggagagagagagatgggatgggaagggagggaaagatgtgcggagggagaaagagagagacacgagggagtgagggagagagagagatgggatgggaagggagggaaagatgtgcggagggagaaagagagagacacgagggagtgatagagagaggatgatggggaggaagagagatagggagatggggaggaatgatgatgactccatgctgtccccagtccacctggccatgctgctgctccagtttcaacttccacctgactgtgctgctgctccagtttcaactgttctgccttattattattcgaccatgctggtcatttatgaacatttgaacatcttggccatgttctgttataatctccacccggcacagccagaagaggactggccaccccacatagcctggttcctctctaggtttcttcctaggttttggcctttctagggagtttttcctagccaccgtgcttctacacctgcattgcttgctgtttggggttttaggctgggtttctgtacagcactttgagatatcagctgatgtacgaagggctatataaatacatttgatttgatttgatttgatttgatactctaCCCTCACTGTCCCTGTCCGCCCATCCCTATCATCTACCatagatgggggatggagagagggagagatgggagacagagcgagagagttgGGGAAGGGAAAGAAAGggttgggatggagagagagagatttgtgaaagagagagatgggaagggattggagagagagagtgggggagggagagaaaggtgggGAGGGAGCTAGAGtgatgagggatggagagggggagagttgggggagggagagagatcgatgggatggagagagagagatgggtgaaagagagatgggggagggggagagagagcggtgggGTGAGGGGTAAATTGAGAGGTGGGGGGTgaggtggagggaaggggagagagagatggggaaagagagatgtggaagaaggtagagagagagatgggggagagatagagagagagatggggaagaaaggatatagagagatgggaagggGTAATGATAGAGAATGGGAAggtagagggagatggggagagggagagagagaaggagagagagagagggggagtggagacagattgggagggagagggagatggggagggaaagagagagatatgtggaGGGAGTGAGCGAgaaagatggaggagggagagagagagatggggtgggaaAGAGCaatggggaagggagagagagaggtgggagagggagagtgagagatgggggagggtgAGAGATCAAGAGATGGGGAAGAAAAGATATAGAGGGAAGGGACAAGGATAGAGAATGGGAAAATTGAGAGGTGTGGGAGagtgaggtggagggagggggaaagagagatggggagggagacagatcAAAAGATGGGGAAGCAAGGATaaagagagatgggaagggaaagggagatggggagggaaagagagagatgtggagggagtgAGCGagaaagatgagggagggagagagagatggggtgggatGGAGAGCAAGTTGGAGAaatggggaggggaggaagatacATAGATAGttggggaggaagggatggagagatggggagggagagatggggagggaggggtaggggagggagagatgggggaaggagtgagagtgacggtggatggagagagggagagagagaaagttggggagggaaagagagggagaggatggagagagagagagagatgggtgaaagagagagatgggaaggagagagagagagagagagagagagagagagagagattgggagagagagagagagagagagagagagagagagagagagagagagagagagagagagagagagagagagagagagagagagag
This window contains:
- the LOC121838974 gene encoding proline-rich protein 36-like yields the protein MDQMMERMDRWERSGLPTSPPAPLLPASPTLPPTSGSGAPRLALPREYDGMAAGSQGFLLQLELYLATVCPTPSGEESMSVLVSSLTGRTLEWANAVWNGPDSERDHYPEFTQSPRSPVPIIDPTLTVPIPIINPTLTVPVPITTLPSLSPSPSSTSPFPIPIIHPTLTVPVPRPQHLPYLSFIIYPTLTVPVPLSPSSTLPSQSPSPVPIIYPTLTVPVPLSPSSTLPSQSPSPCPHHLPYPHCPLPLYPLSTLPSLSLSPVPIIYPTLTVFVPIMNPTLIIYPTLTVPVPHPHHLPYSNSPRPLPHQLPYPHSPRPHHLPYLHSPCPHHLPYLHSPRPHIYPTLTVPVPIIHPTLSPRSPVLIIYPTLTVPVPIIYPTFTVPVPIIYPTFTVPVPIIYPNHTVPIPIIHHTLSPRSLSSSSTLHSQSSSPVPIIYSTFIIYPTLTVPVPHPHQLPYTHSPHPPSPSSTLPSLSPPLSPSSTLPYLHHLPYPHRPRSPSPSSTLPSLFPSPIPIIYPTLTVPVPIIYPTLRSPSPSPSSTLPSVPVPCPHHLPYPRSPRSPAPIIDPTLIIYPPSLSPSPIRIMHPTLTFPIPIIYPTLTSPSPIPIIHPTLTVPAPVPIIYPTLPSSSTLPSQTPLPVPIIYPTLTVPIPHPHHLPYPHIPIPHPPSPSSTLPSQPLSPVLIIYSALTAPVPPSPPSPSSTLPSQSPSPRLHHLSYPHSPRPLSPSSILPSQSPSPSPSSTLPSQPLSPVPIIYPTLTVPVPQPIIYSALTAPVPRPHHLPYPHCPCPPVPIF